The sequence AAATGtcctaagtggtgtaaccataaactttggaaggaaggaaggaaggaaggaaggaaggaagggagggagggagggagggagggagggagggagggagggagggaggaaggaaggagggagggagggaatgaaggaatgaaagatggatggaaggaagaagaaggagaatatattagaggattatggtaaaaatgtctaagtggtgtaaccataaaaactttgtaccaaataattcaacgttgcttaaaaacagtaaaatagtcaataaaacaccttccttccttccttccttccttccttccttccttcttcttttcttcttttctaaccTCTCCTGGACTcactccgtccttccttccatccttccttccttctgaccttctttcctccctccctcctccccctcctccttcctcccttccttccctccttccctccttccatgtAGCTTTAATCTTCACGTGTTCTCTCATGTCTGGATGTAAACGAGCGTCATGTTGAGTttatataaactaaaataaaaaagtcacattttgtCCGTCGGAGTAAATCTGGTTAACGTTGACAGTCAGCTGTTTGTTGAATCACATCCAttcatcttcctcctgctgTCATGTGACTCTctctgctccacacacacttATTACACATGAACATCATTTCTCATATTGAATCATGGATCAGTAGATGAGTGTGTTCACAGCTGGTTGGCAGGGTGCAGGGCGCCGCCTAGTGGTCGAGTTGTGAAGTACACGTCAGTCATTAACACTGAATGTCActtcttttaacccttaaatactgttcatgtcaaatttgacccaattttaaaacaattgaagcaattcaaagcagcagtttgttgttttttttactgtcaataCTAATTttaagaaggagaagaaggagtagtagaagaagaaccaaaagaagaaggagtagaagaagaagcaaaagaagtagaagaagaagaagaaggagtagaagaagcaaaagaaggagaagaagaagcaaaagaaggagaagaagaagcaaaagaaggagaagaagaagataggaGTATAAGCAGCAaaagaaggagtagaagaagaagaagaagcaacagaaggagtagaagaagaagcaaaagaaggagtagaagagaagaagcagaagaaggagtacaagaagcaaaagaaggagtagaagaagaagcaaaagaaggagggaggagtagaagaagaagcaaaagaaggaatagtagaagaagaaaaagcaaaagatgaagaagcaaaagaaggagtagaagaagaagcaaaagaaggagaagaagaagtagcaaaataaggagtagaagaagaagaagaagaaggaatagtagaagaagaaaaagcaaaagatgaagaagcaaaagaaggagtggaagaagaagaagatgaaccaaaaaacatgaagaagaacGACAacataaagatgatgatgaagaagaacatGGAGATGGAAGAGAATGAGAAttagaaaaacaataaataacctGAAACTAGAATAAATACTTTTTCGGTAATAGTTTCTCTCTttacaggtcagaggtcaaaggtcaactatATGACAGCAGCTCATGACCTCACTTCTTCATGGTCTCTTCACTCAGCTGTTTTGGGGTTCTTTGTGAGTTTtaacctttctttctcttccctctctttattCTTCCTCTCAGTGGTGAAAGCGGAGCTGGGAAAACAGAAAGCACCAAACTGATCCTGAAGTTCCTGTCGGCCATGAGCCAGCATTCCCTGGAGGTCTCATCCCGGGACAGAACGTCACACGTGGAGGAGGCGCTGCTggagagcaggtgagtccaaacTGTCCCAGAGAGGAGCTGCATGATGGAGCTGCTGCAGGTCATAATGTACAGTCCTTATAGTCCCATCATGCATCACTCTTCTCTCTTACAGTCCCATCATGCATCACTCTTCTCTCTTACAGTCCCATCATGCATCACTCTTCTCTCTTACAGTCCCATCATGCATCACTCTTCTCTCTTACAGTCCCATCATGGAGGCCTTCGGGAACGCTAAGACCGTCTACAACAACAACTCCAGCCGCTTCGGGAAGTTCGTCCAGCTTCATTTCAGCCAGAAAGGAAACATCCAGGGAGGCCGAATCGTTGACtgtatcctttaaaaaaattaaaaaaaccttCCTTAGAGTCAGAACAGGAAGGATTTCCAATACTTAGTGTTTGCtcatttaaatgtgaattatttGGACCTTTCattatgttgtttgtttatgtagtgGTAAATATGGTTGGTTtgaactagggctgtcaaacgattaattttttttatcgagattaatctcagaatttccatagttaattgcgattaatggcattttgaattgcatgtttaaaatcctgttattttccatttgaaggcagttttaagcccataatgtaaagcatttcttaccagagtgtcttaactgggaatcaatcacggctctgctgcgactcccacactccaaaatggtcctttggtggagctgaggctggcttggctgcacctgggtgtttagcgtggaggtgctaactcaaactccacgtactccggtggtagttaaactccgtttgacacaggttgcattttacttttgacttgtcaactgaagcgtctggaagtgttttaaagttaaacaagccgttcaaaagtccagtagctctcttactttccatcagcgcggtaggtttactgcaggaggccacttcaaagcatagcgctacagctagaggagccgtctacgggggagtagaagggacaaaaaggcttaaaatgcaattaaaataaaaattaactcgttatggattgcattaatctaatcgcgattaacacgttaacgctgacagccctagtttgaACATGATCAGTCAGGATGTAGATTAACTAGCAGCTACTTTATAATCTCTGTTTGTGTCTTGATGTTGTTCTACTTGACTCCAACGTTTCTCATCACAGACCTCTTAGAAAAGGTGAGTGTTATTCCTTCTGTTAACTTCTATTAACCAACCTATCAACCTTCTGTTTGCTTTACtgtacacttttattttttatatgtagaTTATAATACAAGCCTGTAACTAACAGAGGCAGTATCATATAGTTCTAAGATTTATGGATTTTTTAtggattccttccttccttccttccttccttccttccttccttccttcctccatccccctttcttcctttccttccttcctcccttcccttccttccttccttccttcttctttcttcacttccttccttccttccttcctccatccccctttcttctttccttcattcctcccttcccttccctccttccttccttcttcttccttccttcctcccttcctcttttcctttctctctccctccttctttcctctgtctttccttcctatcttccttcttttctttcctcccctccttcctccctcctttccttccttctccctccctccctccctcctttccttcctccctccctcccttctttcctcccttccttcctcccctccttcttttctttcctcccttcctcccccctttccttccttctccctcccttccttccttcctttctttcctcccttccatccttccttccttgacttgaggacaacaggagggttaaaatactTCCTGTATATTCATCAGGACTCTTTAGCCTGAAAGAATAAAGTGGCAGATCTGAATCATGAGAGTGTTTTTATAAAGTGAAACCACTTCAATCAATCATGAGACCTCAACGATGGCTGTTAAAAGTTTCATCTTTCACTAGAAGATCATATCTGTCACAACGCTGATTCCAGATCAGAGAAACTCCTCAAACCACCTCAAACCACCTCAAACCACCAACCCTTCAGAATAATCCACATCTCATCTGCACGCTCCAAACCTCATCAAACCTCCTCTAAAATACCACTTCACAAGTTTTCAAGGGAAAGTTTGAacacagggagggagagagagagagagacagacccaaagagagagagagagagtgagagagagagagagagagagagagtgagagagagagagagagagagagagagggggagagagagagagagagagagagagggggagagagagagagagagagagggggagagagagagagagagagagagagagggggagagagagagagagagagagagagagagagagagagagagagagagagagagacccaaaaaagagagagagagagagagaaagacccaaaaaagagagagagagtgaatgagagagagaggggggagagagagagagagagagacagaaagggagagtgagtgagtgagagagagacccaaagagagagagagagagagagagagacccaaagagagagagagagagagagacccaaagagagagggacagacagagagagggagagagtaaCGTGAGAACTTTTCCTGTGAAATCTTGACAGGAAGTTCAAACTGATTCCAGCtaaaaccaacacaaacatttttactGGCTCATTTCAGACTGATAGCAGCTCAGAGTTTCATACACAGGATATATTTTAGTTGGACCCTTTCATACTGGCCCCGCTTAACCCTTAACTCctacatactgctcatatttgGGCGTTTCACATTAAGACCCTCAGAATTAGTCTGTATTCAAACCTTCGGAGCCTCAAATCATTCATGAACAGCTCTTCATTAATCCTTCATGAAGCtttcagacagcagagagactTTATGATTTAGTCAAAATGTGGATCAGCTACATAAAGACAGCTTTAGAGAGTTAacatatttccatttatttatgtattttgggTCATGCGAGGATACATGTCATCAAATTCAGGTTAAAAGAAAACGTTTttaagacagtgtaaagtgaattcagacattttcttctaaacacattagataggtcataaatgtatttctaaaaaaggtgtaaaaagcatttcaaccatttagatttgaattgtggagctaggcttcacaaactgtgtttcaagatttctgtgttcaggatttagtgattagcataaacccgcccctgctgctgtagaggtataaatacattcagcacacactactactactacagtctgcagttagccagttagctgagctagccgccgagctagccgccgagttagcagctgagttagcctcTGAactagccgccaagctagcagctgagttagccgccgagctagctgccgagttagccgccgagctagctgccgagttagccgccaagctagcagctgagttagcacctGAAAGCtcagttttacacaactttgaagcctaatttcatatatttggtgatttttttaatcattcaaatttggcagggtggttaacaacacacttttctgtggtatgtcaaactcagaacacatatttattcttactttacagactttaatgtgttttttcttttctaaagtGTAAAAAATGGCTGATCTTATTACTCTTATTCTTTTACTGTATTGTAGCGTATTTTCTGTCATTGCTAATAAAGTTGATCTGGATTTGAACTGAGTGTATTCTTGTTGTTTCCCTTCAGAATCGAGTTGTGAGACAAAACCCAGGAGAGAGAAACTACCACATCTTCTACGCTCTGTTAGCAGGAACCAACAGCCAGCAGATGGGTGAGTCTCAATACACTAAATAAACACTAAAGGATAAAggatgtgtgtaatatgatgagactgtgtgtttaatatgacactaaacataattaaataaatgtgttttcagctgctGTTTAATATTAAAGTCCACTGAGCTCACTTCTCTTCTAGCTTTAGGTATAATTATAAGTATAATTTAAAGTTAGAgtataattaaccctcctgttgtcctcaagtcaaggaaggaagttaggaagggaggaagaaggacagaaaggaggaaaaaaagaaggaagaaaaggaggaaggaagggatgaagaaggaaggaaaggagaaaggaagggagaaggaagaaaaggaggaaggaaggaaggaagaagggaggatgaaaggaggaaaggaaagaaggaatgaaaggaaggaaggacggaagaaagaaggaaggaaagaaagacggaaagaggaaggtagggggaggaaagaaagagagaaggagggaggaaggaagaaaagattgaaaggaagaaaggacagatgaaggaaggaaggaaagaaggacagaagaaagaaggaaagaaggacagaggaagctaggggggaggaaagaaagagagaaggagggaggaaggaaggaaatgagggaggaaggacggaggaaagaaggaaggaaagaaagaaggacagaggaaggaagaggggaggaaggaaagagagaaggagggaagaaggaaggaagaaaatgagggaggaaggaaagaaggaaggaaggaaggaaggagcagtcaaaacagacggggtcatttTGACCGACAGGAAggataattaaagctgcacttcctgttgtcttgtgtctgataaacattaaaatgtgttgtgtgtgtatatatgtgtgtgtgtgtgtgtgtgtgtgtgtgtgtgtgtgtgtgtgtgtgtgtgtgtgcgtgtgtccatgtttgtgtgtatgtgtgtgtgtgtgtgtgtgtgtgtgtgcgtgtgtgtgtgtgtgtctctgtgtttgtgtgtgtgtgtgtgtgtgtgtgtgtgtgtgtgtgtgtgtgtgtgtgtgtgtccatgtttgtgtgtgtgtgtgtgtgtgtgtccatgtttgtgtgtgtgtgtgtgtgtgtgtgcgtgtgtgtgtgtgtgtgtgtgtgtgtgtgtgtgtgtgtgtgtgtgtgtgtgtgtgtgtgtgcagaggcgTTCGGACTGACCAACCCAGACAGTTATCACTACCTGAGACAGTCCAGCGCTGCTCCAGACAAGACAATCAATGATAAAGGCACTTTCCACGACGTCCTGGTACGACACACACCATCACacgcttttattctgaaatacaGGAAGTTCACtcattttattctgaagggtCATCATCACTTCCTTCATTTAGGGGGTTACTTTATGATCCATTTGTTTTAGAGCTGCAAagattcattccttccttccttccttcctcccaccctcccttccgtccctcctttcctccctcccttccttcattccttctgtcattcctccctccctcccttccttccttccttccttccttccttcctccctccccccttccttccttcattcctcccttcctaccttccttccttccttccttccttccttctttcctctgtccatctttctttcattcctcccttcctcttttcctttctcccttcctcctatcttccttccttccttctttcctctgtccttctttctttcattcctcccttcctcttttcctttctccctctctcctaccttccttctttcctccctccctccctttcttccttccttcctccctccctcccttccttccttccttccttccttccttccttccttccttccctccctcctttccttccttccttccttccttcctcccttccttctttcctctgtccttccttctttcattcctcccttcctctttcctcccttccttctatcctctgtccttatttctttcattcctcccttcctcttttcctttctccctctctcctaccttccttccttccttccttccttctttcctctgtgcttccttcctcccttcctcccttcctcccttcctccctccctccctccctttcttccttccttctgtacttccttccctgccaaactagttgatatggtgttaggtaggaaggaaggaaggaaggaaggaaggaaggaaggaaggaaggaaggaaggtgttttattgactatttactgtttttaagcaagttgaattatttggtacaaagtttttatggttacaccacttagacatttttaccataatcctctaatatattctctctaaatggattaaaagcagaaatttgatgctggatccacaaaaaaagaatgtgtgaagttattcatacgtttattttcacattttaacttttaaatttaaactaaactacaCGGACACAGAGAAAACAGTCATTAAACCTTCCTGTCATTTGTAATTTGGTcagtttttaacccttaaaccttcctgttgtcctcccgggtccctcctctgtccttccttccttccttccttccttccttccttccttccttccttccttccttcctcagatctaagttcagctgttagggtaaatgttccctccttctgtcctttcttccttccttcatctgtcctttctttctttcttccttccttccttccttcattccttccttcctccctccctccctcccttccttccttcctccctccctcctttccatccttcttcctccctcctttctttccttcattcttcctcccttccttccctccctccctcctttccatccttcttcctccctcctttctttccttcattcttcctcccttccttcccttcctccctccctcctttccatccttcttcctccctcctttctttccttcattcttcctcccttccttcccttcctccctcctttccatccttcttcctccctccttcctttccttcattcttcctcccttccttcccttccttcctcctttccttccttcttccctcctttccttccttccttccttcctcctccctccttcccttccttccttcttccctcctttccttcctaccttccttcctcctccctccttcccttccttccttcttccctcctttccttccttccttccttccttccttccttcctttaggtgcaaatgacaactagtaaggcctgtttaagggttaaatgtatttagatttatttaaaaatggaaactgttcatattttgtcttttctcacatacatttacatatatttctGTGTGGGAGTCATTTTAGTCCAAACCATAAAACCAGAGTGAAGAAACTTCTCTGAATATTTGATCCT is a genomic window of Scomber japonicus isolate fScoJap1 unplaced genomic scaffold, fScoJap1.pri scaffold_467, whole genome shotgun sequence containing:
- the LOC128354705 gene encoding unconventional myosin-X-like, with translation GESGAGKTESTKLILKFLSAMSQHSLEVSSRDRTSHVEEALLESSPIMEAFGNAKTVYNNNSSRFGKFVQLHFSQKGNIQGGRIVDCIL